In a single window of the Rhodanobacter sp. LX-99 genome:
- a CDS encoding aldehyde dehydrogenase family protein: MLAKTYPYYLANQPQTSKDMLDVRDKYSGQLATRVAVPDAKATEKAIAAAVKAARPMREYKPWARQAVLQHCAQRFAERRDELAEALCIEAGKPIKDAAGEVTRLIETFRIAAEEAVRINGETINLELASRLDGYHGYTKRVPLGPVSFITPFNFPLNLVAHKVAPAIAAGCPFVLKPSEKTPIGALIIGEVLAETDLPKGAFSILTLDGAHAGPLVEDPRFKLLSFTGGQIGWDLKARAGHKKVTLELGGNAACIVDADQDPQLDRVVERLIFGAFYQSGQSCIGVQRIYAHADIYDALKRKLVAATKKLKAGDPKDRSVFLGPMIDEAAAERLHGWILDAKKAGGRILCGGKRNGNMLDATLMEDVPADAKANRMEAFGPFALLAPFRRFDEAIAMVNDSDYGLQAGIFTDSLAHAMRAWNELEQGGVIVNDIPSFRVDNMPYGGVKLSGLGREGVRYAIEDMSEIRLMVMREA; the protein is encoded by the coding sequence ATGCTCGCCAAGACCTACCCCTACTACCTCGCCAACCAGCCGCAGACGTCGAAGGACATGCTCGACGTGCGCGACAAGTACAGCGGCCAGCTCGCCACCCGCGTCGCCGTGCCGGACGCGAAGGCCACCGAGAAGGCGATCGCCGCCGCGGTGAAGGCGGCCAGGCCGATGCGCGAGTACAAGCCGTGGGCGCGCCAGGCCGTGCTGCAGCATTGCGCGCAGCGCTTCGCCGAGCGCCGCGACGAACTGGCCGAGGCGCTGTGCATCGAGGCCGGCAAGCCGATCAAGGATGCGGCCGGCGAAGTGACCCGGCTGATCGAGACCTTCCGCATCGCCGCCGAGGAGGCCGTGCGCATCAACGGCGAGACGATCAACCTGGAACTGGCCAGCCGTCTGGACGGCTATCACGGCTACACGAAACGCGTGCCGCTGGGACCGGTGTCGTTCATCACGCCATTCAATTTCCCGCTGAACCTGGTCGCGCACAAGGTGGCGCCCGCGATCGCCGCCGGTTGCCCGTTCGTGCTGAAGCCATCGGAGAAGACCCCGATCGGCGCGCTGATCATCGGCGAGGTGCTGGCCGAGACCGACCTGCCGAAAGGCGCGTTCTCGATCCTCACCCTGGACGGCGCACACGCCGGTCCGCTGGTCGAGGACCCGCGCTTCAAGCTGCTCTCGTTCACCGGCGGCCAGATCGGCTGGGACCTGAAGGCCCGCGCCGGGCACAAGAAGGTGACGCTGGAGCTGGGCGGCAATGCCGCGTGCATCGTCGACGCCGACCAGGATCCGCAGCTCGACCGCGTGGTCGAACGGCTGATCTTCGGCGCGTTCTACCAGTCCGGCCAGAGCTGCATCGGCGTGCAGCGCATCTACGCGCATGCCGACATCTACGATGCGCTGAAGCGCAAGCTGGTCGCCGCCACGAAGAAACTCAAGGCCGGCGATCCGAAAGACAGGAGCGTATTCCTCGGCCCGATGATCGACGAGGCTGCCGCCGAGCGCCTGCACGGCTGGATCCTGGACGCGAAGAAGGCCGGCGGCAGGATCCTCTGCGGCGGCAAGCGCAACGGCAACATGCTCGACGCCACGCTGATGGAAGACGTGCCTGCCGACGCGAAGGCCAATCGCATGGAGGCATTCGGCCCGTTCGCCCTGCTCGCGCCGTTCCGGCGGTTCGACGAGGCGATCGCGATGGTCAACGACTCCGACTACGGCCTGCAGGCCGGCATCTTCACCGACAGCCTCGCCCACGCGATGCGCGCGTGGAACGAACTGGAACAGGGCGGCGTGATCGTCAACGACATCCCCAGCTTCCGCGTGGACAACATGCCGTACGGCGGCGTCAAGCTGTCCGGCCTGGGCCGCGAGGGCGTGCGCTACGCGATCGAGGACATGAGCGAGATCCGCCTGATGGTGATGCGCGAAGCGTAA
- a CDS encoding acetolactate synthase large subunit has product MKAAALFVKALEAEGVHCIFGVPGEENLDLVEALRESSIRLIVTRHEQAAGFMAATWGRLTGEAGVALATLGPGATNLVTAAAYAQLGAMPMLMITGQKPIRTHKQGLFQLVDVVDMMQPLTKYTRQLVSAPTIPARVREAFRRAEEERPGAVHLELPEDIARDEVEDAILLPTEYARRPSPDDAALVQAAEAIGNARKPILMIGAAANRQRTAVALRAFIDKLGLPFFTTQMGKGVVDEDHPLWLGNAALSDGDFVHRAIDAADVIVNVGHDVVEKPPFFMQKGRRTVIHINFASAEVDTVYFPQIEVVGDIAHTVERLTDALEPQPHWDFARFDKVREAFHAQLREHADDARFPMHPVRIVADTRRCMPDDGVLCLDNGMYKLWYARYYRARQPNTVLLDNALATMGAGLPSAMAAKMAYPQRKVLAICGDGGFMMNAQELETAVRLKLDLVILLLRDDAYGMIRWKQAEMGYADYGMQFGNPDFVLFAQAHGAHGHRPASADEFLPTLQRAYAQGGVHLIDLAIDYSDNHRILDEEIRRLSAAV; this is encoded by the coding sequence ATGAAGGCGGCGGCGTTGTTCGTGAAGGCCCTCGAAGCCGAGGGCGTGCATTGCATCTTCGGCGTGCCCGGCGAGGAAAACCTCGACCTGGTGGAAGCCCTGCGCGAGTCCTCGATCCGGCTGATCGTGACCCGCCACGAACAGGCCGCCGGCTTCATGGCCGCGACCTGGGGCCGCCTGACCGGCGAAGCCGGCGTGGCGCTGGCCACGCTCGGGCCCGGCGCCACCAACCTGGTCACCGCGGCGGCCTACGCCCAGCTCGGCGCCATGCCGATGCTGATGATCACCGGCCAGAAACCGATCCGCACGCACAAGCAGGGCCTGTTCCAGCTGGTCGACGTGGTCGACATGATGCAGCCGCTGACCAAGTACACGCGCCAGCTGGTTTCCGCGCCGACGATCCCGGCGCGCGTGCGCGAGGCGTTTCGCCGCGCCGAGGAGGAACGCCCCGGCGCGGTGCACCTGGAGCTGCCGGAGGACATCGCCCGCGACGAGGTCGAGGACGCGATCCTGCTGCCCACCGAATACGCGCGGCGCCCCTCGCCCGACGACGCCGCGCTGGTGCAGGCAGCCGAGGCGATCGGCAATGCGAGAAAACCCATCCTGATGATCGGTGCCGCCGCCAACCGGCAGCGCACCGCGGTGGCGCTGCGCGCGTTCATCGACAAGCTCGGCCTGCCGTTCTTCACCACCCAGATGGGCAAGGGCGTGGTCGACGAGGACCATCCGCTGTGGCTGGGCAACGCCGCGCTGTCCGACGGCGACTTCGTGCATCGCGCGATCGACGCCGCCGACGTGATCGTCAACGTCGGCCACGACGTGGTGGAGAAGCCGCCGTTCTTCATGCAGAAAGGCCGGCGCACGGTGATCCACATCAACTTCGCCTCGGCCGAGGTGGACACGGTGTACTTCCCGCAGATCGAGGTGGTCGGCGACATCGCGCATACGGTCGAACGGCTCACCGACGCGCTGGAGCCGCAGCCGCACTGGGACTTCGCCAGGTTCGACAAGGTGCGCGAGGCCTTCCACGCGCAGCTGAGGGAGCACGCGGACGACGCACGCTTCCCGATGCACCCGGTGCGCATCGTCGCCGATACCCGCCGCTGCATGCCGGACGACGGCGTGCTGTGCCTGGACAACGGCATGTACAAGCTGTGGTACGCCCGCTATTACCGTGCGCGCCAGCCGAACACCGTACTGCTGGACAACGCGCTGGCCACCATGGGCGCCGGCCTGCCCTCGGCGATGGCGGCGAAGATGGCATACCCGCAGCGCAAGGTGTTGGCGATCTGCGGCGACGGCGGCTTCATGATGAATGCGCAGGAGCTGGAGACGGCGGTGCGGCTGAAGCTCGACCTGGTGATCCTTCTGCTGCGCGACGACGCCTACGGCATGATCCGCTGGAAGCAGGCCGAGATGGGCTACGCCGACTACGGCATGCAGTTCGGCAACCCCGATTTCGTGCTGTTCGCCCAGGCACACGGCGCGCACGGCCACCGCCCGGCCAGCGCCGACGAGTTCCTGCCGACCCTGCAGCGCGCCTATGCGCAAGGCGGCGTGCACCTGATCGACCTTGCCATCGACTACAGCGACAACCACCGCATCCTCGACGAGGAAATCCGTCGACTGAGCGCGGCTGTCTGA
- a CDS encoding acetyl-CoA hydrolase/transferase C-terminal domain-containing protein: MPIEHRYADTDACARYLADELGPDLRIAAPLGLGKPHGLLNALYRLVAADSGRSMRLYTALSLTRPQPAPGLEQRFLGPFLDRHFGADAVDLHYALDQARDALPANVEVHEFYLQSGALLRSASAQRSYISQNYTHVARDLAVQDINLLVQLVARREGADGVHYSLSCNPDLTLDFLRQVQLAGRPRPTCVAVVHPDLPYLGGDAEVAEAYFDVELRPDASPPLFALPRSPVGLAEYALGLHASALVKDGGCLQIGIGALSDALVKALLLRQQDNTPWRRALVALDPAGATHALAGQLGGLAPFEAGLYGASEMVMDGFMHLQRGGILKRRSWDNLALERAAASGRLNPATPGGHYLRGAFFLGSRELYEWLDATEAADPDAIDMCAVSNVNQLYGSHQALAALQRRGARFFNTCMMATLLGAAVSDTLEDGAVVSGVGGQYNFVAMAHELPDGRSVLLLRATRSHRGGIESNIRWNYGQTTIPRHLRDIVITEYGIADLRGKSDGECVEAMLAIADARFLDALCAQAKAHGKLAADFAIPEAWRRHHPGHLHEVLAPFRHKGLLPKFPFGSDFTEVEQRLLPALEWLKAGSSNWRGKLRLLRAFCRPGAAVPGEAEALARMGLDAPTALADRLQQRLLQAALRRKP, translated from the coding sequence ATGCCGATCGAGCACCGCTACGCCGACACCGATGCCTGCGCGCGCTACCTTGCCGACGAGCTGGGGCCGGACCTGCGCATCGCCGCGCCGCTGGGCCTGGGCAAACCGCACGGGTTGCTCAACGCGCTGTATCGGCTGGTTGCCGCCGACAGCGGGCGTTCGATGCGCCTGTATACCGCGCTGTCGCTGACCCGGCCGCAACCGGCGCCGGGGCTGGAGCAGCGCTTCCTCGGGCCGTTCCTCGACCGCCACTTCGGCGCCGATGCGGTCGACCTGCACTATGCGCTGGACCAGGCGCGCGATGCGTTGCCGGCGAACGTCGAGGTGCACGAGTTCTACCTGCAGTCCGGCGCGCTGCTGCGTTCGGCCAGCGCGCAGCGCAGCTACATCAGCCAGAACTATACCCACGTGGCGCGCGACCTGGCGGTGCAGGACATCAACCTGCTGGTGCAACTGGTGGCGCGCCGCGAAGGAGCGGACGGCGTGCACTACAGCCTGTCGTGCAACCCGGACCTGACCCTGGATTTCCTGCGCCAGGTGCAGCTGGCCGGCCGGCCGCGGCCGACGTGCGTGGCGGTGGTGCACCCGGACCTGCCGTACCTGGGCGGCGATGCCGAGGTGGCGGAAGCGTATTTCGACGTGGAACTGCGTCCGGACGCGTCGCCGCCGCTGTTCGCGCTGCCGCGCTCGCCGGTGGGTCTGGCCGAATACGCGCTGGGCCTGCACGCCAGCGCGCTGGTCAAGGATGGCGGCTGCCTGCAGATCGGCATCGGCGCGCTGTCCGACGCGCTGGTCAAGGCGCTGCTGCTGCGCCAGCAGGACAACACCCCATGGCGCCGCGCGCTGGTGGCGCTGGACCCGGCCGGCGCCACGCACGCACTGGCCGGCCAACTGGGCGGCCTGGCACCGTTCGAGGCCGGCCTGTACGGCGCCAGCGAGATGGTGATGGACGGCTTCATGCACCTGCAGCGCGGCGGCATCCTGAAACGACGCAGCTGGGACAACCTGGCGCTGGAACGCGCCGCCGCCAGTGGCCGGTTGAACCCCGCCACGCCGGGCGGGCATTACCTGCGCGGTGCGTTCTTCCTCGGTTCGCGCGAATTGTACGAATGGCTGGACGCCACCGAAGCGGCCGATCCGGATGCGATCGACATGTGCGCGGTCTCCAACGTCAACCAGCTGTACGGCAGCCATCAGGCGCTGGCGGCGCTGCAGCGGCGTGGCGCGCGTTTCTTCAACACCTGCATGATGGCGACCCTGCTCGGCGCGGCGGTGTCCGACACGCTGGAGGACGGCGCCGTGGTCAGCGGCGTCGGCGGCCAGTACAACTTCGTGGCGATGGCGCACGAACTGCCGGACGGCCGCTCAGTGCTGCTGCTGCGCGCCACCCGCAGCCACCGCGGCGGGATCGAGAGCAATATCCGCTGGAACTACGGCCAGACCACCATCCCGCGCCACCTGCGCGACATCGTGATCACCGAATACGGCATCGCCGACCTGCGCGGCAAGAGCGACGGCGAGTGCGTCGAGGCGATGCTGGCGATCGCCGACGCGCGCTTCCTCGACGCGCTGTGTGCGCAGGCGAAGGCCCACGGCAAACTGGCCGCCGATTTCGCGATACCGGAAGCCTGGCGCCGCCACCATCCAGGCCACCTGCACGAGGTGTTGGCGCCGTTCCGGCACAAGGGCCTGCTGCCGAAGTTTCCGTTCGGCAGCGATTTCACCGAGGTCGAGCAGCGCCTGCTGCCGGCGCTGGAGTGGCTGAAGGCCGGCAGCAGCAACTGGCGCGGCAAGCTGCGTCTGCTGCGCGCGTTCTGCCGGCCCGGGGCAGCGGTGCCGGGCGAGGCCGAGGCGTTGGCACGCATGGGACTGGATGCGCCGACCGCGCTGGCCGATCGCCTGCAGCAGCGCCTGCTGCAGGCCGCCTTGCGCCGAAAGCCGTAG
- the ccoS gene encoding cbb3-type cytochrome oxidase assembly protein CcoS, with translation MNILLVLIPVTLLVVVVAVWLFFWAVNHQQFDDLDSPSVLPLMDDPAPAEPAPDSSGETDRSTP, from the coding sequence ATGAACATCCTGCTGGTGCTGATCCCGGTCACCCTGCTGGTGGTGGTGGTCGCGGTGTGGCTGTTCTTCTGGGCGGTCAACCACCAGCAGTTCGACGACCTGGACAGCCCGTCGGTGCTGCCCTTGATGGACGACCCCGCGCCGGCAGAACCTGCCCCCGACTCGTCCGGCGAAACCGACCGCTCCACGCCATAG
- a CDS encoding phospholipase D-like domain-containing protein has product MPTPLIPTTPSRLLAEQALSRAAGAPLLNGNAVELLIDAAAHYDAWLAAIRGARQRVLLENYIIRDDEVGRAFRDALVERAQAGVFVAVVADWFGCLAQSRGAFWAPLRAAGGEVRVFNPPQLGQPFGWISRDHRKLLVVDGNLGFLSGVCISAKWLGNPKRGVPPWRDTGVALRGPAVTELEAAFAQSWGEIGTALRPFSAMPEPAAPAGDVALRLIATQPATAGMYRLDQLIAAMARKTLWLTDAYFVGLAPYVQALVAAARDGVDVRLLVPGSSDIPIVAGMSRSGYRPLLKAGIRVFEWNGSMLHAKTAVADGQWARVGSSNLNIASWLGNRELDVAVEDAGFAGQLAAQYEKDLGNATEIVLASRRRRHGNGSRERVRSSEVRPPRVRHAGGSSGRAAAGALRIANSVGAALSNRRVLGDTSGGPLVIGTVALAALAVVAFLWPAWIGWPFGAIAAWFALNLGIRSWRVRKRRWRELRDAGDE; this is encoded by the coding sequence ATGCCCACGCCATTGATCCCGACCACCCCCAGCCGCCTGCTCGCGGAACAGGCCTTGAGCCGTGCCGCCGGCGCTCCGCTGCTCAACGGCAACGCGGTGGAGCTGCTGATCGACGCGGCCGCGCACTACGACGCCTGGCTGGCCGCGATCCGCGGCGCGCGGCAGCGCGTGCTGCTGGAGAACTACATCATCCGCGACGACGAGGTGGGCCGCGCGTTTCGCGACGCCCTGGTCGAACGTGCGCAGGCGGGCGTGTTCGTCGCGGTGGTGGCCGACTGGTTCGGTTGCCTCGCCCAGTCGCGCGGCGCGTTCTGGGCGCCGCTGCGTGCGGCCGGCGGCGAGGTGCGGGTATTCAATCCGCCGCAACTGGGCCAGCCGTTCGGCTGGATCAGCCGCGACCACCGCAAGCTGCTGGTGGTCGATGGCAACCTCGGCTTCCTGTCCGGCGTCTGCATCAGCGCCAAATGGCTGGGCAACCCGAAGCGCGGCGTGCCGCCCTGGCGCGACACCGGCGTAGCGCTGCGCGGCCCGGCGGTGACCGAGCTGGAAGCCGCGTTCGCGCAAAGCTGGGGCGAGATCGGCACCGCACTGCGGCCGTTTTCGGCCATGCCGGAACCGGCCGCGCCGGCCGGCGACGTGGCGCTGCGGCTGATCGCCACCCAGCCGGCCACCGCCGGCATGTACCGGCTCGACCAGCTGATCGCCGCGATGGCGCGCAAGACGCTGTGGCTCACCGACGCCTACTTCGTGGGCCTCGCGCCGTACGTGCAGGCGCTGGTGGCAGCGGCGCGCGACGGCGTGGACGTGCGCCTGCTGGTGCCTGGCAGCAGCGACATCCCGATCGTGGCCGGCATGTCGCGTTCGGGTTACCGGCCCTTGCTGAAGGCCGGCATCCGCGTGTTCGAATGGAACGGTTCGATGCTGCACGCGAAGACCGCGGTGGCCGACGGCCAATGGGCGCGGGTCGGTTCGTCCAACCTCAACATCGCCAGCTGGCTCGGCAACCGCGAACTCGACGTGGCGGTCGAGGACGCCGGCTTCGCCGGCCAGCTCGCCGCGCAATACGAGAAAGACCTGGGCAACGCCACCGAGATCGTGCTGGCTTCGCGTCGCCGCCGGCACGGCAACGGCAGCCGCGAGCGAGTACGCAGCAGCGAGGTGAGACCGCCGCGCGTGCGCCACGCCGGCGGCAGTTCCGGCCGCGCCGCCGCCGGCGCCTTGCGCATCGCCAACAGCGTCGGCGCCGCGCTGAGCAATCGCCGCGTGCTCGGCGACACCAGCGGCGGTCCGCTGGTGATCGGTACCGTGGCGCTTGCCGCGCTGGCCGTGGTCGCGTTCCTGTGGCCGGCGTGGATCGGCTGGCCGTTCGGCGCCATCGCCGCCTGGTTCGCGTTGAACCTGGGCATCCGCAGCTGGCGCGTGCGCAAACGCCGCTGGCGCGAACTGCGCGATGCAGGCGACGAGTGA
- the xseA gene encoding exodeoxyribonuclease VII large subunit, producing the protein MPEPFDNATPRHVLTPTLLNRLVRDLLGDALPQVWIEGELSNVARPTSGHLYFTLKDSGAQVRCAMFKLKASALRFRPVDGMQVLLRAKVGLYEPRGEFQLVAEYMEPAGEGALQREFEQLKARLDAEGLFDPARKRALPHYARRIGVITSATGAAVRDVLSVLARRWPLADVEVLPVPVQGREAPPAIVAMLRKASASARYDVLLLTRGGGSLEDLWAFNEEAVARAIHASAVPVVSAVGHEIDFSIADFVADLRAPTPSAAAELLVPDAVAVDRHLRQLQQRLATLQQRRLQAHAQRVDHLLARLQAQRPQARLQRDRERLQHLQRRLTVVLREQSQRRHTRLERLHARLLAQHPRARLSLLARQLVEQDQRLRRAITHILERRQTTLRHAGHALHAVSPLATLERGYVILFDADGQVLRSAQGVAVDTRLRARLADGELPLRVSDD; encoded by the coding sequence ATGCCCGAGCCGTTCGACAACGCCACGCCGCGCCACGTCCTCACCCCCACCCTGCTCAACCGGCTGGTGCGCGACCTGCTGGGCGACGCCTTGCCGCAGGTGTGGATCGAGGGCGAGCTTTCGAACGTGGCCAGGCCCACCTCCGGGCATCTGTACTTCACCCTGAAGGACAGCGGCGCCCAGGTGCGTTGCGCCATGTTCAAGCTGAAAGCTTCCGCGCTGCGCTTCCGCCCCGTCGACGGCATGCAGGTGCTGCTGCGCGCCAAGGTCGGCCTGTACGAACCGCGCGGGGAGTTCCAACTGGTCGCCGAGTACATGGAACCGGCCGGCGAAGGCGCGCTGCAGCGCGAGTTCGAGCAGCTCAAGGCCAGGCTCGACGCCGAAGGCCTGTTCGACCCGGCGCGCAAGCGCGCGCTGCCCCATTACGCGCGGCGCATCGGCGTGATCACTTCGGCCACCGGCGCGGCGGTTCGCGACGTGCTGAGCGTGCTGGCGCGGCGCTGGCCGCTGGCCGACGTCGAGGTGCTGCCGGTGCCGGTGCAGGGCCGCGAGGCGCCGCCGGCGATCGTGGCGATGCTGCGCAAGGCATCGGCCAGCGCGCGCTACGACGTGCTGCTGCTGACCCGCGGCGGCGGCTCGCTGGAAGATCTGTGGGCGTTCAACGAGGAAGCGGTGGCGCGGGCGATCCACGCCAGCGCGGTGCCGGTGGTTTCCGCGGTCGGCCACGAGATCGACTTCAGCATCGCCGACTTCGTCGCCGACCTGCGCGCGCCCACGCCGTCGGCCGCCGCCGAATTGCTGGTGCCCGACGCGGTGGCGGTCGATCGCCACTTGCGGCAGCTGCAGCAGCGCCTGGCCACCTTGCAGCAACGCCGCCTGCAGGCGCACGCGCAGCGCGTCGACCACCTGCTGGCGCGACTGCAGGCGCAGCGGCCACAGGCCCGGTTGCAGCGCGACCGCGAACGGCTGCAGCACCTGCAACGCCGCCTGACGGTGGTGCTGCGCGAACAGAGCCAGCGGCGCCACACGCGGCTGGAGCGCCTGCATGCACGCCTGCTGGCACAACATCCGCGCGCGCGCCTGTCGCTGCTGGCACGCCAGTTGGTCGAACAGGATCAGCGCCTGCGCCGCGCGATCACGCACATCCTCGAACGCCGGCAGACGACGCTGCGCCACGCCGGTCATGCGCTGCACGCGGTCAGCCCGCTGGCCACGCTCGAGCGCGGCTACGTGATCCTGTTCGACGCGGATGGCCAGGTGCTGCGCTCGGCCCAGGGTGTCGCCGTGGACACGCGGCTGCGCGCGCGCCTCGCCGACGGCGAGCTGCCGCTGCGGGTCAGCGACGACTGA
- a CDS encoding YdcF family protein: MTVNVLLVLIVLALVLARLKRRRCSRALWALALILLLAAGCGPLPIWLLAQLQSGYATPAPVSWGQRNAIVLLGAGSVRLAGSSEVEASLFAYGRISKAAELYRECRRAGRECKVEVSGGDARWLGQPEAAIYAGDLQRLGVDAADLLLEPRSMNTWQNAQFSEPLLKTYGADRVLLVSSGFHLRRGMLYFAHFGIHAAPVRADYVGGELSWLPLSYNLAMADLALHEYTGIVRYHVYNALGLNVQATRAGAP; the protein is encoded by the coding sequence ATGACCGTGAACGTGCTGCTTGTCCTGATCGTGCTCGCCCTCGTACTGGCGCGGTTGAAGCGGCGCCGCTGCAGCCGCGCGCTGTGGGCGTTGGCGCTGATCCTTCTGCTGGCCGCCGGTTGCGGGCCGTTGCCGATCTGGCTGCTGGCGCAGCTGCAATCAGGCTACGCAACCCCCGCGCCGGTCAGCTGGGGCCAGCGCAATGCGATCGTGTTGCTGGGCGCCGGCAGCGTGCGCCTGGCCGGCAGCAGCGAGGTCGAGGCGAGCCTGTTTGCCTATGGGCGCATCAGCAAGGCCGCGGAGTTGTATCGCGAGTGCCGGCGAGCCGGGCGCGAGTGCAAGGTCGAGGTGAGCGGCGGCGATGCGCGCTGGCTCGGCCAGCCGGAGGCGGCGATCTACGCCGGCGACCTGCAGCGGCTCGGTGTCGATGCCGCCGACCTGCTGTTGGAACCGCGCAGCATGAACACCTGGCAAAACGCGCAATTCAGCGAACCGCTGCTGAAGACCTACGGCGCCGACCGCGTGCTGCTGGTCTCGTCCGGCTTCCACCTGCGCCGCGGCATGCTGTACTTCGCGCACTTCGGCATCCATGCCGCGCCGGTGCGCGCCGACTACGTCGGCGGCGAGCTGTCCTGGCTGCCGCTGTCGTACAACCTCGCCATGGCCGACCTGGCCCTGCACGAATACACCGGCATCGTGCGCTATCACGTGTACAACGCGCTGGGCTTGAACGTGCAGGCGACGCGCGCCGGTGCGCCCTGA